From the genome of Sulfurovum sp. NBC37-1, one region includes:
- a CDS encoding efflux RND transporter permease subunit — MIRQFVTFAVDRPVINHILMVFMLVLSIFAYQDIPKEIFPPSELDQITITGGYPGASADVLDKMAVRNIEDEIKSISEIDNIDTVIQNGFFSIRADIKEGSDNQLVLGDVKDVIANIRRDLPADMDEPIAKITVHDFPLLLVAISGNVPKKRLLDIAEDLKSKLSAYKDLSGITIRGDADDEVLIELDNEKLTAYGLPKESVYKAISTLSSIFPIGTIEQKGSHLYLSTINGEKSAKALESTLITVAGKRVRLGDIAHVQFGLSESNEISHFNGVQNISININKTKKGNAIALSREIKQMLKEVQKEYKDVVFEAYTDTSIWIKNRLNLVSSNILFGLILVFLALLLSVNYKIALVVAIGIPTSFMITLIAADMIGYSLNMLTLLGALIALGMLVDEAIVVAENIYRHMEMGKAPREAAIDGSLEMFPAVLTATLTTVFAFLPLLIMSGEMGMFMKVLPVMISILLLSSLFEAFYFLPLHSKEFFSTKDMKKGHDRSDFWLKLDVMYERLLGKLLKRKKRSLFLLVTFIILSTVGMLGLTKFKLFPEFDSTQIYLNGKIDVNSKLEDTEKVVTEIEKKLLAYYGKEGTEVSSITSVIGLYFNADQTFQTGKNLFHIFINLHEKAPENFFDKYINPILSLEYDGSDMIREKKAQEIATETQKDVVEAFRKKKLPNGEKLFSELNIFVPQTGIVGHDIEIGLNTTDEKKQLEAIERLKKALGSIKGVFDITDNATEGVRELKLRINEYGQMLGFNEAYVTSVLKGSFLKGEYGKMFDTKGLIRVRIEDPEKDETMDIRSVKLTTPDGRQVVRLDDIADFIYKKSFVKIFKEDGERVRTVIARVESKTILATEVMARIKPLLKTFEKEGIKVIIKGEEKENTQMKKEMSQAAMIAIFLIFISLVWMFNSLVLPLIIVSTIPLSIVGALVGTYIMGINLTMPGVMGMIGLAGVVVNDGLIMLSFIKGSKDQHEMMQKAGYRLRPILLTSITTVLGLSSMIFFASGQALIIQPMAISLGFGIAWATVLNLYYVPLMYAVIYKVKKVLLTIH; from the coding sequence ATGATCAGACAATTCGTTACTTTCGCTGTCGACAGGCCAGTTATCAATCATATTTTGATGGTCTTCATGCTGGTACTTTCCATTTTTGCCTACCAGGACATTCCCAAAGAGATATTCCCGCCTTCAGAACTCGATCAGATAACCATTACCGGAGGTTACCCCGGTGCCAGTGCGGATGTATTGGACAAGATGGCCGTCAGGAACATTGAAGACGAAATAAAGAGTATCAGTGAGATCGACAATATCGATACCGTGATACAGAACGGTTTTTTCTCTATTCGCGCAGATATCAAAGAGGGCAGCGACAATCAGCTGGTCCTTGGGGATGTCAAAGATGTCATCGCCAATATCAGGCGGGATCTTCCTGCCGATATGGATGAACCCATTGCCAAGATCACTGTACATGATTTCCCTTTGCTGCTTGTTGCGATCTCGGGTAATGTACCCAAAAAGAGGCTTCTGGATATTGCCGAAGACCTTAAAAGCAAACTGAGTGCCTACAAGGATCTTAGTGGAATCACCATACGCGGGGATGCGGACGATGAAGTGCTCATCGAGCTGGACAATGAAAAACTCACTGCCTACGGTCTTCCCAAAGAGAGTGTCTACAAAGCCATTTCAACACTCAGTTCCATTTTCCCCATAGGGACCATAGAACAGAAAGGCAGCCATCTTTATCTCTCTACAATTAATGGAGAGAAGTCGGCCAAAGCACTGGAATCGACACTGATCACTGTTGCAGGCAAAAGGGTACGCCTTGGTGATATCGCCCATGTCCAATTTGGCTTGAGCGAAAGCAATGAAATTTCCCATTTTAACGGTGTACAGAATATCTCCATCAATATCAACAAAACCAAAAAAGGTAATGCTATCGCCCTGAGCCGCGAGATCAAACAAATGTTAAAAGAGGTACAGAAAGAGTATAAGGATGTAGTCTTTGAAGCCTATACCGATACCTCCATCTGGATCAAGAACCGTTTGAATCTGGTCTCTTCCAATATCCTTTTCGGACTAATCCTGGTCTTTCTGGCTCTGTTGCTGAGTGTCAACTACAAGATCGCACTGGTCGTGGCCATAGGGATACCGACAAGTTTCATGATCACCCTGATCGCAGCGGATATGATAGGCTACAGTCTGAATATGCTGACCCTGCTTGGGGCACTCATAGCCCTGGGGATGCTGGTGGACGAAGCCATTGTTGTAGCGGAAAATATCTATCGGCACATGGAAATGGGGAAAGCACCGAGGGAAGCTGCTATCGACGGCTCGCTGGAAATGTTCCCGGCTGTATTGACAGCGACATTGACAACGGTCTTTGCCTTCCTGCCTTTGCTCATTATGAGTGGAGAGATGGGAATGTTCATGAAAGTACTTCCTGTGATGATCTCTATTCTCCTGCTCTCATCACTTTTTGAAGCCTTCTATTTTCTGCCTTTGCATTCCAAAGAGTTTTTTTCCACGAAAGATATGAAGAAGGGGCATGACAGGAGTGACTTCTGGCTCAAACTCGATGTAATGTATGAAAGGCTGCTCGGAAAACTGCTCAAACGCAAAAAACGTTCACTCTTTCTGCTTGTAACTTTCATCATACTCTCTACCGTAGGCATGCTGGGACTGACCAAGTTCAAACTCTTTCCGGAATTCGATTCGACACAGATCTACCTGAACGGGAAGATCGATGTCAATTCCAAACTGGAAGATACTGAAAAAGTAGTCACCGAAATAGAAAAAAAACTGCTGGCCTATTATGGAAAGGAGGGGACCGAAGTCTCTTCCATTACTTCGGTCATCGGTCTCTACTTCAATGCGGACCAGACCTTCCAGACAGGGAAGAATCTTTTTCATATCTTCATCAACCTGCATGAGAAAGCGCCGGAAAACTTTTTTGACAAATACATCAACCCCATTCTCTCTCTGGAGTATGACGGCTCGGACATGATTAGAGAGAAAAAGGCGCAGGAGATCGCCACGGAAACGCAGAAAGATGTGGTTGAGGCATTCAGGAAGAAGAAACTGCCAAACGGTGAGAAACTCTTTTCCGAACTGAACATTTTTGTTCCGCAGACGGGTATCGTGGGACACGATATCGAGATAGGGCTCAATACCACCGATGAAAAAAAGCAGCTCGAAGCGATCGAACGGCTGAAGAAAGCGCTCGGAAGCATCAAGGGTGTTTTTGACATCACAGACAATGCTACCGAAGGGGTCAGGGAGCTGAAACTGCGTATCAACGAGTACGGGCAGATGCTTGGTTTCAATGAAGCCTATGTTACTTCGGTACTCAAAGGTTCGTTCCTCAAAGGCGAATACGGGAAGATGTTCGATACCAAGGGCTTGATACGTGTACGTATTGAGGACCCGGAGAAAGATGAAACCATGGATATCCGGTCTGTCAAACTGACCACACCGGATGGCAGGCAGGTCGTACGTCTTGATGATATAGCCGATTTCATCTATAAAAAGAGTTTTGTCAAGATATTCAAAGAGGATGGAGAGAGGGTTCGTACGGTCATTGCCAGAGTGGAGAGTAAGACCATACTGGCGACAGAAGTAATGGCCAGGATCAAACCACTCTTGAAAACTTTTGAGAAAGAGGGGATCAAAGTGATCATCAAGGGAGAGGAGAAGGAGAACACGCAGATGAAAAAAGAGATGTCTCAGGCTGCGATGATCGCGATCTTCCTCATCTTCATCTCTCTGGTATGGATGTTCAACTCACTGGTACTCCCGCTCATCATCGTTTCGACTATCCCACTTTCCATCGTGGGGGCATTGGTGGGAACTTACATTATGGGGATCAACCTGACTATGCCGGGTGTCATGGGAATGATAGGGCTTGCCGGGGTAGTGGTTAATGACGGGCTCATCATGCTCTCTTTCATTAAAGGATCGAAGGACCAGCATGAGATGATGCAAAAAGCCGGATACAGACTGCGCCCGATCCTGCTGACCTCCATTACTACGGTACTGGGGCTTTCAAGCATGATCTTCTTTGCCAGCGGGCAGGCGCTTATCATCCAGCCTATGGCGATATCGCTGGGCTTCGGGATCGCATGGGCGACCGTGCTGAATCTCTATTATGTGCCTTTGATGTATGCTGTTATTTATAAAGTTAAAAAAGTATTATTGACTATTCATTAA
- the hemC gene encoding hydroxymethylbilane synthase, with the protein MEKLVIATRASNLALWQAYHIKERIETAFPEVRVELNEITSKGDKILDKPLALVGGKGHFTKELEDEMIAGNAHLAVHSLKDVPTYIPEGLELCAITERQDQSDVFLSHTYKSLSELPEGAVVGTTSLRRRMQLLEKRPDLKVKDLRGNVNTRLRKLKEGQYDAIILAYIGLYRLDLLKDIPYVEKLDFFIPPMGQAALGIEIVANNDRIREIAMTLNHEPTFICTKVERDFISVIGAGCSAPVAVNATMDKKEDDKVPTISVRAMIGYPDGTHILHKSLTVPLNEADILGDELAQAMIEEGALDILEQAEIIAFKDEMPERL; encoded by the coding sequence TTGGAAAAACTGGTAATAGCGACACGGGCGAGCAACCTTGCTTTATGGCAGGCATATCATATCAAAGAGCGGATCGAAACAGCGTTTCCTGAGGTGAGGGTAGAACTCAATGAGATCACATCAAAGGGTGACAAGATCCTTGATAAACCTCTGGCACTGGTCGGAGGCAAAGGACACTTCACCAAAGAGCTTGAAGATGAGATGATCGCGGGTAATGCCCATCTGGCGGTACATTCACTTAAAGATGTGCCTACGTATATTCCCGAAGGCCTGGAGCTTTGTGCCATTACCGAGCGTCAGGACCAGAGCGATGTTTTCCTTTCGCATACTTACAAAAGTCTGAGTGAACTTCCCGAAGGTGCCGTTGTAGGTACGACTTCATTACGACGCCGTATGCAGCTGCTTGAAAAACGTCCCGACCTGAAAGTAAAGGATCTCAGAGGCAATGTCAATACTCGCCTGAGAAAGCTGAAAGAGGGTCAGTACGATGCGATCATCCTTGCGTATATTGGGCTTTACAGACTTGACCTGCTCAAAGATATCCCTTATGTTGAAAAATTGGACTTCTTCATTCCTCCTATGGGGCAGGCGGCATTGGGAATCGAGATCGTAGCAAACAATGACAGGATCAGAGAGATCGCTATGACCCTCAACCATGAACCGACCTTCATCTGTACGAAAGTGGAGAGGGACTTTATCTCTGTTATCGGTGCTGGTTGTTCCGCACCGGTCGCGGTCAATGCCACGATGGATAAGAAAGAGGACGATAAAGTTCCTACTATCAGTGTAAGAGCGATGATCGGTTACCCAGACGGTACACATATTCTTCACAAAAGCCTTACTGTGCCTTTGAATGAAGCCGACATCCTTGGTGATGAGCTTGCCCAGGCCATGATAGAAGAGGGTGCACTTGATATTTTAGAACAGGCAGAGATAATCGCTTTTAAAGATGAAATGCCCGAGAGGCTTTAA
- a CDS encoding DsbA family protein, which yields MSLMSKLLTSTVIATIALSANTQVDNKVLLNYIKRNVVKNPQVEVKGIKVLEKKTHKDIPGWDVYLTSMQLKFQKKDIDAPEMIFVKDGLATGHLVNLKTGKDYRNEIKPTVPESMYDDAHLLFGNKNAKHKILIFSDPQCPFCQDVVPGILAAAKKNPDLMAVYYYHLPLKRIHPVSETLTRIMRVAQNEGKTDVVEKMYSLKIEPRETNKKKIITAVKKHTGYDITEAKINDKKINAEMKADEKAAGRMMVSGTPTVYIDGQWDKMRNGYKKLK from the coding sequence ATGTCATTGATGTCGAAATTATTGACGAGCACAGTGATCGCGACGATCGCATTGAGCGCTAATACGCAGGTAGACAATAAAGTATTATTAAACTATATAAAACGAAATGTAGTCAAAAACCCTCAGGTAGAGGTCAAGGGTATCAAGGTACTCGAAAAGAAAACACATAAGGATATCCCGGGTTGGGATGTTTATCTGACCTCGATGCAGCTCAAATTCCAGAAGAAAGACATAGATGCACCTGAAATGATCTTTGTCAAAGATGGATTGGCTACGGGGCATCTTGTGAATTTGAAGACCGGAAAGGACTATCGTAACGAGATCAAACCGACGGTACCGGAAAGTATGTATGATGATGCTCACCTGCTGTTCGGCAACAAGAATGCCAAACATAAGATACTTATCTTCTCTGACCCGCAATGTCCTTTCTGCCAGGATGTTGTACCCGGTATTTTGGCTGCAGCCAAAAAGAACCCTGACCTGATGGCTGTTTACTACTACCACCTTCCTCTAAAGAGGATACATCCTGTCTCTGAGACATTGACACGCATTATGCGAGTGGCGCAGAATGAAGGCAAAACGGATGTCGTAGAGAAGATGTATTCATTGAAGATAGAGCCCAGAGAGACCAACAAGAAAAAGATCATTACAGCGGTCAAGAAGCATACGGGATATGATATCACTGAAGCAAAGATTAACGATAAAAAGATAAATGCTGAGATGAAAGCGGATGAAAAAGCTGCAGGCAGAATGATGGTTTCAGGTACACCTACTGTGTATATTGACGGTCAGTGGGACAAGATGAGAAACGGGTATAAAAAGCTCAAGTAA
- a CDS encoding FxsA family protein, translated as MFLLIMIPFMLLELYLSLYVGERIGFWWSAIWIVVTMILGIRLLQYTPYTLMGNISHVSMGKLSLEEFQNASTSYLLGAILLIIPGVLTDILGILALGYTMYLRFVAKITPEQTKFNQNKGDDNVIDVEIIDEHSDRDDRIER; from the coding sequence ATGTTTTTGCTGATCATGATCCCATTTATGCTCTTGGAGCTGTATCTTTCACTCTATGTAGGGGAGCGCATAGGCTTCTGGTGGTCTGCAATCTGGATTGTGGTTACAATGATACTGGGGATCAGACTGCTTCAGTACACACCCTATACACTGATGGGAAATATTTCACATGTTTCTATGGGAAAACTGAGCCTTGAAGAGTTCCAGAATGCCAGCACATCGTATTTACTGGGAGCGATCCTTTTGATCATTCCGGGGGTATTGACAGATATTTTAGGTATTTTGGCACTGGGCTACACAATGTATTTACGTTTTGTTGCTAAAATAACGCCGGAACAAACAAAATTTAACCAAAACAAAGGAGATGACAATGTCATTGATGTCGAAATTATTGACGAGCACAGTGATCGCGACGATCGCATTGAGCGCTAA
- a CDS encoding proline--tRNA ligase: MRFSRLLIPTTKETPNDATLASHIYLIRGGFIQSVGGSGLYNFLPLGKKVLDRVRNVVKEELDKAGCQEVSLSFVTPASLWEESGRYEKYGKELLRFKDRKNNEFVLGPTHEEMMVNLVRQSVKSYKQLPLNLYQINLKFRDEIRPRFGLMRGREFLMKDGYSFHTSEEDMKREFDLMEETYKKIFTRLGLEFRVVEADSGAIGGSGSKEFMVLADSGEDTIVVCDNCDYGANIEAAVRQEKDCEAKAPEAEAGKVHTPDTTTIESLSAFFDVDPYYLVKMVAKRALYDEGKSEVVLFALRGSDELQEVKACNAVNANDLADISEEELETAGLIAGYMGPTGVPEGVRVVLDNNLKDATSMICGANEKDHHLVGNSFEGMEGDYHDLVAVQEGDLCPKCGAPMRYTKGIEAGHIFQLGTQYSEPLGATFLDENGKAQPMVMGTYGIGVSRLLAAIIEQNHDDRGCIWTKESAPFDLQLIVSNIKDETQVALGEKLYEALTAKGLDVLFDDRKDRFGAKMKDYELLGIPYAVVIGKKLQDGLVEFISREGLVKEEVSAEAILDVVGERV, encoded by the coding sequence GTGAGATTTTCGAGATTATTGATCCCTACGACCAAAGAAACACCCAATGATGCAACCCTTGCAAGCCACATCTATCTGATCCGCGGAGGATTCATCCAGTCAGTGGGAGGAAGCGGGCTCTACAATTTCCTTCCCCTGGGTAAAAAAGTACTCGACAGGGTACGCAATGTCGTCAAAGAAGAGCTCGACAAGGCAGGATGCCAGGAAGTCAGTCTTTCCTTTGTGACCCCAGCATCACTTTGGGAAGAGAGCGGGCGTTATGAGAAGTACGGTAAAGAGCTATTACGTTTTAAAGACCGTAAAAACAATGAGTTCGTGCTTGGACCGACACATGAAGAGATGATGGTCAACCTGGTACGCCAGAGCGTCAAAAGCTACAAGCAACTACCTTTGAATCTCTATCAGATCAACCTGAAGTTCCGTGACGAGATCAGACCGCGTTTCGGTCTGATGAGAGGGCGTGAATTCCTGATGAAGGACGGGTACAGTTTCCATACTTCCGAAGAAGATATGAAACGTGAGTTCGACCTGATGGAGGAAACCTACAAGAAGATCTTTACCCGTCTCGGTCTTGAGTTTAGAGTGGTCGAAGCGGATTCCGGTGCCATCGGCGGAAGCGGAAGCAAAGAGTTCATGGTGCTGGCGGACAGCGGCGAAGATACGATCGTGGTCTGCGACAACTGTGACTACGGAGCGAATATCGAAGCGGCTGTCCGTCAGGAGAAAGACTGTGAGGCTAAGGCACCAGAAGCAGAAGCCGGCAAGGTTCATACTCCTGATACGACAACCATCGAATCATTGAGTGCTTTCTTCGATGTTGATCCCTACTATCTGGTAAAAATGGTCGCCAAACGCGCACTATATGATGAAGGGAAGAGTGAAGTGGTACTCTTCGCCCTTCGCGGTTCGGATGAACTTCAGGAGGTAAAAGCATGCAATGCAGTCAATGCAAATGACCTTGCGGATATCTCCGAAGAGGAACTTGAAACAGCCGGTCTAATCGCTGGCTATATGGGGCCGACGGGTGTACCTGAAGGTGTCAGGGTGGTACTGGACAACAACCTCAAAGATGCCACCTCCATGATCTGCGGTGCGAACGAGAAGGATCATCATCTGGTCGGGAACAGCTTCGAAGGCATGGAGGGTGACTACCATGATCTTGTTGCCGTACAGGAGGGTGACCTCTGTCCAAAGTGTGGTGCACCAATGCGTTACACTAAAGGTATAGAGGCCGGGCATATCTTCCAGCTCGGGACGCAGTACTCAGAACCGCTTGGTGCGACTTTCCTTGACGAGAACGGAAAAGCACAGCCGATGGTCATGGGGACCTACGGTATCGGTGTGAGCCGTCTGCTGGCAGCCATTATTGAACAGAACCATGACGACAGAGGATGCATCTGGACCAAAGAGTCCGCACCGTTCGACCTGCAGCTCATCGTCTCCAATATCAAAGATGAAACGCAGGTGGCTCTGGGTGAGAAGCTTTATGAAGCACTTACGGCAAAAGGCCTGGATGTGCTTTTCGATGACAGGAAAGACCGCTTTGGTGCCAAAATGAAGGATTATGAGCTGCTTGGTATCCCCTATGCTGTAGTTATCGGTAAAAAGCTTCAGGATGGACTGGTCGAGTTCATCAGCAGAGAAGGGCTTGTCAAAGAAGAAGTTTCTGCTGAAGCTATCCTTGATGTCGTAGGAGAAAGGGTCTAA
- the hemA gene encoding glutamyl-tRNA reductase, giving the protein MYYQIVSFSHKNCEQSMREKLAFPNDEEKATFLEQLTGFEFVHEAFIISTCNRVEIVMATRDNFSSYHAVLGLMSQKGGLNFYELKSTAKRYDDEEAIEHIFSVVSSLDSLVIGESQITGQVKEAFRFSFQHGTAGRRLNRVLSYAVKCAAEVRNATNISQNPISIASVAVAQAHKLLGDNIQGMKGIVVGAGDMGVLAAKHLLRVGCDVVLIGRDLDKVQTVADSLGEDVKADTMENLTKYINRYRLLFSATSSPEPVITGDLIENETLPRQWFDMAIPRDIEDMELEKLQLFRIDDLRAISNDNHAMREEQAVRANEIVERYTEEFYAWLKALSIEPVIKQMRQHVSAAIEKEMQRALKKGFVPKEYESNMRKMAEQMFNRFLHDPTQNLRASSTESKNTNCIESVKKMFNIDTEHVDFKQYKNDHHTKGYSA; this is encoded by the coding sequence GAACAGAGCATGAGGGAGAAACTGGCTTTTCCCAATGATGAAGAAAAGGCCACTTTCCTGGAACAGTTGACGGGCTTTGAGTTCGTGCATGAAGCCTTCATTATCTCTACGTGCAACAGGGTGGAGATCGTCATGGCGACACGCGATAACTTCTCGAGCTACCATGCGGTATTGGGATTGATGAGTCAAAAGGGAGGCTTGAACTTCTATGAGCTGAAATCAACTGCGAAACGTTATGACGATGAAGAGGCGATAGAGCATATTTTCTCAGTAGTATCCTCTCTTGATTCCCTGGTGATCGGTGAATCACAGATCACAGGTCAGGTGAAAGAGGCATTCCGTTTTTCTTTTCAGCACGGTACGGCAGGACGCAGACTCAACCGTGTACTTTCCTATGCGGTCAAATGTGCGGCTGAGGTACGAAACGCGACCAATATCTCCCAAAATCCCATCTCCATCGCTTCTGTAGCCGTAGCACAGGCACATAAACTCCTGGGTGACAATATACAGGGGATGAAAGGCATCGTGGTCGGTGCGGGTGACATGGGTGTACTTGCAGCCAAACATCTGCTCAGAGTGGGCTGTGATGTCGTACTGATAGGACGGGACCTTGATAAGGTCCAGACAGTAGCGGATTCTCTCGGTGAGGATGTCAAAGCGGACACGATGGAGAATCTGACGAAATACATCAACAGGTACCGCCTTCTTTTTTCTGCGACTTCTTCTCCCGAGCCTGTGATCACCGGAGATCTCATTGAGAACGAAACACTTCCAAGACAGTGGTTCGATATGGCGATCCCGCGTGACATCGAAGATATGGAATTGGAAAAACTGCAGCTTTTCCGCATCGATGATCTGCGTGCCATCTCCAATGACAACCACGCTATGCGTGAAGAGCAGGCTGTAAGAGCGAATGAGATCGTTGAGCGTTATACAGAGGAGTTCTATGCATGGCTCAAGGCACTTTCCATCGAACCGGTCATCAAGCAGATGCGTCAGCATGTCTCGGCTGCCATTGAAAAAGAGATGCAGCGCGCATTGAAAAAAGGTTTCGTACCAAAAGAGTATGAATCTAATATGAGAAAGATGGCCGAGCAGATGTTCAACCGCTTTTTGCATGACCCGACACAGAATCTAAGAGCCTCTTCGACTGAGAGCAAGAATACCAATTGTATTGAGTCAGTCAAGAAGATGTTCAATATCGATACCGAGCATGTGGATTTCAAACAGTACAAGAACGATCACCATACCAAAGGATACAGCGCGTGA